The nucleotide sequence ACTGCGTCATGATCCCTCGAACCCCGGTTACAACGCGGACCTCCGGCAGCTTCTGCACGTCGGTTTCAAGATCGCCGCCCAGCTCGGACCGGAATACATCCAGGCCTTGCACGACAACTCGGCCGTTGTTGCGAAAAATGTGACGGGAAACCTGTTGGAACGTCACATGAAGCCGCTTTTCCTGTGACAGGAAGCCACAAGGGCCGCAAATGTTCGGGAAGAAGACCGCCAAGGATTCCTGTTATTCCCGGTTCTGTTTGACAAGTGCGGGTAATGGCTTCTCATAGCCAAAGCCCGGCCCTAACAATGACCACCAACACCGCTTCTTCTCAGGACCACACGCCCGTTCAAACCGAGGTCCTTGTCGTCGATGACGACAAGCATACGCGTGATATCCTCCGCCTGATGCTCATCTCCCAGGGCTTCGCCGTTGAAATGGCGGAGAATGGGGCCGAAGCGCTCAAGCGGCTCGAATCACGTGACTTCGGCCTGGTGATCACGGATCTGTTCATGCCGGAGAAGGATGGAATCGAGACCATCCGCGAAATCCATGCCAAACGTCCTGAGCTGAAAATCATCGCGATCTCCGGAGGAGTGGGCGGGATCGGCAGGGACTGCCTC is from Luteolibacter yonseiensis and encodes:
- a CDS encoding response regulator is translated as MTTNTASSQDHTPVQTEVLVVDDDKHTRDILRLMLISQGFAVEMAENGAEALKRLESRDFGLVITDLFMPEKDGIETIREIHAKRPELKIIAISGGVGGIGRDCLTVTKYLGASATLKKPFDHDTLAETIKTVLTTGK